A stretch of Kyrpidia spormannii DNA encodes these proteins:
- the hypE gene encoding hydrogenase expression/formation protein HypE: protein MEERRTPPRAHTLPETIQLAHGTGGRLTHQLIEQLFLEYFRNPYLEGMNDQAILPGEGGRLAMSTDAFVVKPYRFPGGNIGDLAVNGTVNDLVVGGATPLYLSASFILEEGLPVRDLVEVVESMAAASAVAGVQVVTGDTKVVERGSADGLYITTSGIGRIPEGIDWGPHRIREGDVVILSGSVGDHGASVMIERFEMEFDTQIESDTACLRDLVEAVRDVPGIRCMRDPTRGGLATTLNELSQSSGLNLRIRERDVPIRDEVRGLCEALGIDPLYVANEGKLVCVVAPEEAEEVVRRMRRVKEGREARIIGEVTGELPGLASLETLLGAVRVLDLLAVEQLPRIC from the coding sequence ATGGAGGAACGACGGACGCCACCTCGGGCGCATACCCTTCCGGAAACCATTCAGTTGGCTCATGGAACCGGGGGGCGCCTGACCCACCAACTGATCGAACAATTGTTTCTGGAATATTTTAGAAATCCATACTTGGAAGGGATGAATGACCAAGCGATTCTGCCCGGAGAAGGGGGGCGCTTGGCCATGTCCACGGACGCTTTTGTGGTGAAACCGTATCGTTTTCCCGGCGGCAATATCGGCGACCTGGCCGTCAATGGCACGGTGAACGACCTGGTGGTCGGGGGAGCGACCCCACTTTATCTGAGTGCTTCGTTTATCTTGGAAGAAGGGTTGCCGGTCCGGGATTTGGTTGAAGTGGTGGAGTCTATGGCAGCGGCGTCCGCGGTGGCCGGGGTACAGGTGGTGACCGGGGACACGAAGGTGGTGGAGAGAGGTTCTGCGGACGGGCTGTACATCACCACCTCCGGGATCGGTCGGATCCCGGAAGGGATCGACTGGGGACCGCACCGGATCCGGGAAGGGGATGTGGTGATCCTTTCCGGCAGTGTCGGAGACCACGGAGCCAGCGTGATGATCGAACGATTCGAGATGGAATTCGACACCCAGATTGAAAGCGATACCGCTTGTTTGCGGGATTTGGTGGAAGCGGTGCGGGATGTTCCCGGGATTCGCTGCATGCGGGATCCCACCCGAGGAGGGCTCGCGACGACCCTGAACGAGTTGTCCCAAAGCAGCGGGTTGAATCTGCGCATTCGGGAACGGGACGTACCGATCCGGGATGAGGTGCGGGGGCTTTGCGAGGCCCTGGGGATTGATCCGCTTTATGTGGCCAACGAAGGGAAGCTCGTGTGTGTGGTGGCGCCGGAAGAGGCCGAAGAGGTGGTCCGGAGGATGAGGCGGGTCAAGGAAGGGCGCGAGGCGCGTATCATCGGGGAAGTCACCGGGGAGCTCCCGGGGTTGGCGAGCCTTGAGACTCTCTTGGGTGCGGTGCGGGTGTTGGATCTGTTGGCGGTGGAGCAACTGCCGCGAATCTGCTGA